AGTCCCGGATGTCCCCTGGGCGGAGGGCCTCCACCAGGGGGATGAGGCGGTCCCGCAGGCCTGGCCAGAGGGAGGCCGGGATATAGGCCCGGCTGGCCGCGGAGCACTTCTGGCCCTGGTACTCAAAGGCCCCCCGGACCAGGGCCGTGGCCAGGGCGTCCGGATCGGCGCTGGCATGGGCGAGGATGAAGTCCTTGCCGCCGGTCTCGCCCACCAGTCTTGGATAGCCCCGATAGCGGTCCAGGTTATCGGCCACCCGGCGCCAGAGGGACTGGAAGACTCCGGTGGAGCCGGTGAAGTGGATGCCCGCCAGGTGGGGGGAGGCCAGGATCGGGGTGCTGATCTCCTCGGCCGGCCCGGCCACCAGGTTGATCACGCCATCCGGCAGCCCGGCGGCCCGCAGGAGGTCCATGATGGCGTGGGCGCTCAGGAGGGCTGCGCGGGCGGGCTTCCAGACCACGGTATTGCCGCAGAGGGCCGGGGCCGTGGGGAGGTTGCCGGCGATGGAGGTGAAGTTGAAGGGGCTCACGGCGTAGACGAAGCCCTCCAGGGGCCGGTGGTCCAGGCGATTCCAGGTGCCGGGGGCGCTTTCCGGCTGCTGCTCGAGGATCTGGCGGTAGAAGTGGACGTTGAATCGCAGGAAGTCGATGAACTCACAGGCGCTGTCGATCTCCGCCTGGTGGCAGGTCTTGCTCTGGCCCAGCATGGTGGCCGCGTTGAGGGTGTCCCGCCAGGGGCCCGCCAGGAGCTCGGCCGCTCTCAGGAAGACGGCGGCGCGACCCTCCCAGGGGAGCTCCGCCCACCCCGCCTGGGCCCCCACCGCCGCATCCACCGCCAGGCTGGCCTCGGTTGCGTTCCCCAGGTGGGCCTGGGCCAGGATGTGGTGGTGGTCATGGGGCATGACGACGGGGGCGAGCCTGCCGGTGCGGAGCTCCTGTCCTCCGATGAAGAGGGGCAGCTCCGGGACCCGGGAGGCCATCTCCGAGAGGTGGTGCTGGAGGGCTGAACGCTCCTGGGAGCCGGGAGCGTAGGCGCGGACCGGTTCATTCTGCGGAAGGGGAGCTCGGCTCAGACCTTCGGCCATGGGGCACCTCCTGGAACGGATGTCTCATCGGCATGTCGGCGCCTTCGGTGAAACCTGCTCAGCTCCTCCGCCCGAAGCTCCGCTCCAGCTCTGTCCGGGTGAGTTTCTTGAGGATGGGGCGTCCGTGGGGGCAGGTCTGGGGCACCTGGCAGGCCATGAGATCTCGCACCAATTGCAGCGCCAGGGGGGCGTCCAGGTTGAGGTGCTTCTTGATGGCGGCTCGGCAGGCCAGTTCGGCGTTGAGTTCCTTCCGGAAGGCGTCCAGGTCGAGGCGGGAACCGCGCTCCAGTCGCTCCTGGAGGGCCTCCACCAGGGCCAGGGGGTCGCGGTCCGCCAGGAAGTCGGGCAGCCCACGGACCACCAGGGTGTCCTCCCCCAGGGCATCACACTCCAGACCGATGAGGTTCATCTCCTCCAGGAAGGGACGCAGGGATGTGAGGGTGGCGGGCCCGAGATGCAGAGCACGGGCCGGCATGAGGGGTTGGACCGCTGGCGCATGGCGCCGGGTGAAGAGCCGCTCATAGAGGACGCGCTCGTGGGCGGCGTGCTGGTCCAGGATCCAGAGCTCGGGCTCTGGGCCGGTGCGGCTCTCGACCAGGAGATAGGTATGATCGAAGGCGCCCAGGAAGCGCAATTCTGGTGTGACCGTGGAGGGCTCTGCGCTGGGTGCCGGGACTTCGGGGGCCGGGCGGTAGGGCTGGTCGAGGCGAGCCTGGAAGACCTCCTCCAGGACCCGGACGGCGGGCTCGACGCTGTCCTTCCATAGGTGGGGGTGGGCCGCCGCCTGGGTACGGACCGGGGCCTCGAACTCGGGCTCCAGCGGTCTGGGGGGCAGGTCCAGCACGGAGGCGGCATCCCCCCGGAGCTGGGACCAGGCCTCCCGGAGCACCCGGCTGACCCAGGGGAAGATCCGCTGGGGGTCCCGGAAGCGCACCTCCGCCTTGGTGGGGTGGACATTCACATCCACCGCTTCCGGGGGCAGATCCAGGAAGACCACGGCAGCGGGATAGGATCCCTTGGCGAAGAATCCCTCCCAACCGGCCGCCAGGGCCGAGAGGAGCAGGCGGTCCCGGACGGCGCGACCGTTCACGAAGAGGTAGAGGTGGTTGCGGTCCCGGAAGCTCAGCTCCAGGGGGCTCAGGTAGCCCCGGAGCGTCCAGGGGGGATCTCCCTCGCGGAAGGGAACCAGGCTGCCCAGCCGTTCGCCCAGGAGGGGGGCCAGCCGACCTGCCGCATCCGGGAGGGGGGGCAGGATCAGGTCGCTGCCTTTGTCGCAGCGGATGGTCCAGTGGACCTCGGGGGTCGCCAGAGCCATCCGGGTCACGGTGTTCCAGAGGTGGGCGTGTTCCGTCTCCGGGGACTTGAGGAAGCGCCTGCGGGCCGGGAGCTGGGCAAAGAGGTCTCGGATGGTGACGGTGGTCCCTCTTGAGCGGGGTGCTGGCAGGACCTCCCGGATCACGCCGAATTCGCAGCGCAGCCGCCAGCCCTGGCCCTGGGCTTCGGCGCTGTGGAGCTCGAAGCGGGTTACGGAGGCGATGGAGGGCAGAGCCTCGCCGCGGAATCCGAAGGTCTCCAGATGTCCCAGGTCGTCGGCGCTGCGGACCTTGCTGGTGGCGTGGCGCTCCAGGGCCAGGTAGAGGTCGTCCCGCTCCATGCCGCAGCCATCGTCGGCCACTTCAAGGAGACGGCGTCCGCCCTCCTCCCAGCGAACCTCAAGTCGGGTGGCGCCTGCGTCCAGGGCGTTCTCCAGGAGTTCCTTGAGGACCGAGGAGGGGCGTTCCACCACCTCCCCGGCGGCGATCTGGTTGGCCACCTGGTCCGAGAGGATCCGGATCCGGCTCATGACTTCCGGTTGAACTGGCGCTCGTAGGCTTCCTGGGCGTACTGGCTGGGGGGCACGCCGAAGCGGGTCTTGAAGGCCCGGGTGAAGGCGCTGGCATCATAGAAGCCCAGGGCGGTGGCCACATCGGAGGGACGCTCTCCATCGGAGAGCATCTGGACGGCCCGCTGGAGGCGCCGCTCTATGAGGTACTGATGGGGCGTGGAGCTGGTGGCCTCGCGGAAGAGCCGGATGAAGTGGTCCGGGGTGCAGCGGGCCAGCTTGGCCAGATCGGGCACGCTGTTCTTGGCGCCGAGGTGGGCCTCCATGTGGTCCAGGACCAGCTGGAGCACCGAGCGGTTCAGGCGGTAGGGGAAGCGGCCCACCTCTTCCTTCTCGCTCAGACGGGCCAGTTCCGCTCCGAAGAGGATCAGGAAGAGCTCCCGGGTCATGAGCTGGAGCCCGTCGGGATGGATCATCTCCTGCGTGAAGATGGTGAAGAGCTGCTTGAGGCTCTGGCTCCGCAGGGCGGTGAAGCTCTGCTCCTGCCAGCGCCGGGGCGGGTGCTGGAAGATGGTGAGCAGGGGTTCGGGGAAGGGGCCTTCCAGCTCCAGGGCCGTGAACCCGAAGGGGGTGTCGGCCTGGTGGCGCTTCAGGGTGTGCCCGAAGCCCGGAAGGAGCAGGGCGAGGCTGCCCCGGGGCACCACGCCTTCCTCGTGGTCCTCACCCGTGAAGACCCGGATGGGGGCCGTGGGGAGCATGAGGGTCCAGGCGCTCTTGCCGGAGAGGGCGCGGGAGGGGATGGGATCCTTCTTGAGGATGGTGAGCCTCAGGGATCCGCTGGTGAAGACCTGGAGATTCTTGGTTTCTGCGTCGCTCATAGGAGAAAAAAAAGGTAGGTGTCAGATTACAAGGAAGGATGGCACCGATTCGTCCCCTTGTCATGCTTTTTTCTACAAGCTGGTCCCAGAAATATCTTTGATGAACCATGGCCCGGAATGTCTTCACTTGCTAACGGTTGGAGGCCATGCGGTAGAGGTCGGAGGGGCTCATGCCCAGATGCCGCGCCAAGGGCTTGACCGCCTCCCGTAGGGTCATGCCTCCATCCTTGGCGGCATCAAGGAAGTGGCAGGCCCAGGCGGGAAGTTCCTCGCCCTCGAGCTTTTGATGCTCCTCTCCCAGGGTCCGTTTGGCATCGGCCCCGGCGATGACCAGGACCATCTCGCCCCGGCCCTCGGAGCCCAGCTGCTCCCGGACTTGGCTGGGCGTGCCCCGGTACCAGGACTCGTGGAGCTTGGTCAGCTCGCGGCCCAGGGCGATCTCCCGGCCGGGGAGGAGCTCTTCCAATTCGGAAAGGGTCTCCCGGATCCGGTGGGGGGTTTCGAAGACCACGGTGGTCTCCTCCCGGCCTGCGAGACGTTTGAGGAAGTTCCGCCTGGGTTCGCTCCGGGAGGGCAGGTAGCCCAGGAAGGAAAAGGCGTGGGTGGGGAGCCCCGAGGCTACCACCGCCAGGGTGACGGCCGATGGGCCGGGCAGGACCGTGACCTCCACCCCGGCCTCCCGGGCCAGGCGAGCCACCTCGAAGCCCGGGTCGTTCACCCCGGGCATGCCGGCGTCCGAGCAGTAGGCCACGGTCTGCCCGGAGCGGAGGGCGGCGGAGACCCGGTCGAAGGCCAGCTGGCCGGCGTGGTCATCGAAGCGCTGGAGGGGCTTCTCGATCTCCAGGTGCTTGAGGAGACCCCCGGTGCGGCGGGTGTCCTCGCAGGCCACCAGGTCGCAGTCCCGGAGGACCTCCATGCTGCGGAGGGTCAGGTCCCCGAGGTTGCCCAGGGGGGTGGGGACGAGGATGAGGTGGCCGGACATGGTGCGCTCCTTGGTCTCCATTGTGGCAGGAGGGCGAGCCACGTCCTCAAGGGGCGGGATTCTGGGTCACGAAGAGGGTCTGGGTCGGGTAGGCGAACTCGATCCCCTCCTGCTCGAAAGCCTTGAAGATCTCCAGGTTGATGGTCTGCTGGGTGTTCATGTAGAGCTGGTAGTCCGCTTCGGTCATGAAGTAGACCACCTCGTAGAGCAGGGCGGAGTCCCCGAAGCCCTTGAGGTGGGCCCGGTCAAAGCGGGTGCAGGGCTGGGCCTCAATGATCTCCCGGAGCATCCGGGTGATGGGCTCCAGCTTGGCGTGCGGGGTCTGGTAGGTCACGCCGAGGGTGAAGAGGATCCTCCGCTCGGTCATGCGCTTGAAATTGTGGATGCGACTCTTGAGCAGGTCGCTGTTGCTGATGACGATCTGCTCGCCGGTCAGGCTGCTGATGCGGGTGGTCTTCAGTCCCACGTGCTCGACGGTGCCCTTCTCCTCTCCGACGACGATGAAGTCTCCGATTTCGAAGGGCTTGTCCAGGACGATGCTCAGGGAGGCGAAGAGGTCTCCCAGGACGTTCTGCACCGCCAGGGCTACGGCGATGCCGCCCACGCCCAGCCCCGCCACCAGGCTGGTGATGTTGACGCCCAGGTTGTCCAGGCAGAGGAGCAGGAAGACGGACCAGACGACGATGCGGGCGGTGAAGGCGAGGGCCTTCATGGAAGCCTTGTTGGCGGCACTGCGCTCGGTGCCGTCCCCGGCCGGTCGCGTGAAGAGGAAGGTGATGGCGGCGCTGGCCCACAGGGCGCCCTGCAGCAGGAGCAGGACGATGTAGACCCTCTGAACGATGCTGTCTGCCTTGGGGCTCAGGGGCAGCCATCGGCTGCCCACATAGAGTCCGGTCGCCAGAAGGGCAAAGCCCCGGGTCTTCTCGAGGACGGCCACCAGGAGGTCGTCCAGCTGGTTCTCGGTTCGCTCGGCCAGGACCGAGAGCCGGCTGACCAGGATCTTCCGGGCCAGCCAGAGGATGAACCAAAGGATGAGGGCGACGGCGACCGGGGCAAGGTAGGTCTTGGTGAAGGTCAGGAAGGTCGGCATCAGGTCATCCTGCGGTCATGGGGGGAATCCGGTGCTGCCGGAGGCGCGCCACCCGGACTGCATGGCTCGATGATAGCCGGGACTTCGGTCAGGACAGACTGGAGTAGGTCAGGGTCTGGCTGCGGAGCGCTTGGAGAATGCCCGCCGGACCGGGATCCCTGGGGAAGAAGGTGTGCCGGATCCGCTTCCTCCGCGAGTTGGTCTTCAGGGGGGCATCGGGCATGAGGATGGCCACATCGGCATCGGCCATCAGTTCGAGGTCGTTCTCGGTGTCTCCGCAGGCCACCAGGGGGCCCGAAAGGCCGCAGGCCCTCCGGAGCCAGAGGGCGGCAGAACCCTTGTTGATGCCTCTGGGCAGAATATCCACTCCAGCGTGGGTGCCCAATACATCGACCTGGACTCCAAGCCCCTGCAGACGGTCCTGCAATTCGGCGCACAAGCTCCTGAACCGGTATCCGGGGAGGATGTCGAAGGCGAGGTGGAAGGGGGAGTCTCCGCCGGGCCTGGGCTGGAGACCCTCGGGCCTCCACAGCTCCGACTCGAAATGGAGGAAGCTTCCGTCCCAGGTCCCGGCCACATGGGCTGCGTAGTCGGCATCCTGGGTCCAGCCTCCATCTGCCCTGCGGTGGTGGATGGCCGTACCCATGTCGGTGATCAGGTGATCCGGCCAGAACTGGACATGAGCCTCCAGCAGGCTGAGGCTGGAAGCCAGACTCCGCCCTGTGGCGAAGGTCAGGACCAGACGCTCCCGTTCCTTGAGATGGGACTCCAGGGCCCTGAGGTGCGCCTGTGGGGAACAGGGGCGGATCCAGGTGCCGTCCAGGTCGGAGACCAGATGCAGAACCTCATTCATGGGAACCTCCGTCAGCAGGGAACTGCATGGCGGAAGGCGGCCCGACCTTCACGAGATTCCTGCACCGCCGAACGGCGCACCCTTGCCTTCCCTGTGCGGCTTCCGGCTGGGAGGTTCCGGGGTTCACAGGCTCCAGAGGATTTCGTCCCGCCCCCTTGCCTGCCTGGGATAAAATGGGAACCATCGCACACCAGCCAAGGAGCGTCGGTGCCCAAGCCCCTCGACGAGATCCATGAGGCGGCCCCTGCTGCCGGGGCGCTTGACGCCGCGGGCCTGCTGGATCAGCTCGCCCAGGCCCGGGCGGAGGTCCACCTCCTGAGGGGGGAGCTCTCCTCCATGCGCCAGCAGGATCCCATCACCGGGCTCCCCAACCGTTTCCGGCTCCAGGATCGGCTGGAGCAGGCCACCCAGCTTGCCACCCGGGGCAGCCACTTTGCGGCCCTGCTGTACATCACCATCGACCGATTCGAGACCATGGCCCAGACCCTGGGCTTCCGTGAGATGGACGAGCTGATCCGGCAGATCGCCAAGCGGGTGGAAGCCATCCTGCACCTGGGGGACACCCTGGCCTCCCTGGGGGGGGACCGCTTCGTCATTCTTCTCCCCACTGTCCAGGACCCCTTCGAACCCTCCAGGGTGGCCCAGGCGGTGCTGGATGCCATCAGGATCCCCTTCAGGGTGGGGTCCCGGCACTTCCACTTCACTTCCAGCATCGGCATCAGTCTCTTCCCCCAGGATGGGGGCGATGTGGCCACGCTCTTCCAGCATGCCGAGAGCGCGGCCCGTCGGGCCTCGACCGAGGGCGGCAACCGGATCCAGTGCACGACGGCCACCCTCAGCGAGGCCTTCCTCGAGAGGCGCGAGCTCGAGACCTATCTTGGCGAGGCCATCGCCACCGGGGCGCTGGGGTTGAACTTTCAGCCCCTGGCCGGCCCTGACGGGAGTCTGATCGGCATGGAGGCGCTCCTGCGCTGGGATCACCCCCTCCTCGGGGCCGTACCTCCGTCCAAGATCATTCCGCTGGCGGAGGAGAATCGCCTCATCCACCCCCTGGGAGAGTGGGTCCTGCGGAAAGCCTGCAGGGAGGCAGTGGCCTGGCAGGCCCTCAGTCCCAAACCGGTGCGCCTGGCGGTTAATGTCTCGGCGTTTCAGATGGGGCATCCCCAGTGGGTGGACCTGGTAGCCAAGGTTCTGCGGGAGACCCGTCTGCCTGCCTTCTGCCTGGAGCTGGAGCTGACCGAGAGTTCACTCCTCAAGCAGGGGCGTCCCGGTGCGGGCCCCCTCCATGAGCTGAAGCGTCTCGGGGTCCGCATCAGCATTGATGACTTCGGCACGGGCTATTCCTGTCTGAGCTACCTCCAGCGCCTCCCCATCGACACCCTGAAGATTGACCGGAGCTTCGTGGCCGGGCTCCATCCGGAGACCCCGGAGGACACGGCGCTGCCCATCATCCAGACCATCCTGAACCTGGGGGCGAACCTGGGCCTGGAGGTGATCGCCGAGGGCGTGGAGACCGACATCCAGAGAAAGACCCTGGAAGGGCTGGGCTGCCGCACCTTCCAGGGTTATCTGCTGGGGCGTCCCATGGACCCCGAGGCCGTCCGGAACCTGCTCGAGGACAGCCAGATCGTGGCCTTCAACGAGTTGTTCCGGACCGATCAGCGGTAGACGACGCTGCCGGAGCCGGGGACCAGGGAACCCAGGACCCAAGCGGCCTCGCCCTGGGCCTTCAGTTCGGCCAGGATGCCGGGGGCCTCGGCGGGGGAGGCGATGAGCACCATGCCGACTCCCAGGTTGAAGCTCCGGCGGGCATCCTCGATGCTGGTCCCGCTCTTCTCCATCAGAAAACGGAAGAGAGTGGGGATTTCCCAGGAGGCCGTGTCGATGGCGGCGTCGAGGTGGGCGGGCAGGACCCGGGGCAGGTTGTCGGTGAGTCCGCCGCCGGTGATGTGGGCCATGCCCTGGAGGCGGTGGGCCTTGACGAAGGGCATGAGCAGGTTCAGGTAACTGCGGTGGACGGCCAGCAGGGCCTCACCGACCGGTTGGGAGGTGCCGGGGAGGAGGTCCTCCACCTTGAGGCCGCAGACCTCGAAGCAGACCTTGCGGGCCAGAGAGTAGCCGTTGGTGTGGAGACCCGAGGAAGGCAGGCCGATCAGCACGTCCCCCTCGGCCATGGCCTCCAGGCGGGGCAGGAGGTCGCCCTCGTCCACCAGACCCACGATGCTGCCGGCCACATCCACCTCGCCCTCGGCGTAGACGCCGGGCATCTCGGCCAGCTCGCCTCCGATGAGGGCGCAGCCTGCACTCCTGGAGGCCTCGGCCATGCCGGAGACGATGGCCTCGATCACCTCGGGCTCGAGACGCTGGGCGGCGATGTAGTCCAGGAAGAAGAGGGGACGGGCGCCCTGCACCAGGATGTCATTGATGCAGTGGTTCACCAGGTCGGCGCCCACCGTGTCCCACTTCCCGGCGAGACGGGCGACCTTCATCTTGGTGCCGACGCCGTCCATGGAGGCCACCAGGATGGGCTTGGCCTCGGAGAACTGGGCATTGAAGAGGCCGCCGAAGAGCCCGATGTCCGAGCGGACCCCCGGGGTCCGGGTGGCCTTCACCAGGGGCTTGATGCGGGCCAGGGCGTCGTCCTGGCGATTGATGTCCACGCCTGAGTTGGCGTAGCTGACGGTCTTCTCGGTCATGTTGCCTCTCCGGTGGACATGATCCCACACCCGGGGCGGGAATGTCCCCCCCCACCCCGGCGGGCCTCCCGGGATACACTGAGGTATCCAGCGGAGGCATGAATGGCAGTGGACCGGAGCAGGGCCGTCGGCGCGGTGCGGGAGCTTCTGGAGGCCCTGGGGGTCGATGCGGGCTCCCCCGAGCTCCTGGACACGCCAGGGCGGGTGGCCGATTTCTGGGCGGAGCGCCTGGAGGGCTACGGCCTCGACCCCATGGCGGAGCTCAGCCCCCTCCCCGGCGAACTCAAGCCCTGCCCGGTGATCCTGGAGGGCGTGCCCTTCGTGAGCACCTGCGAGCACCACTTGGCCCCCTTCGAGGGGACGGCGACCATCGGCTACCTTCCGGGGGCCGGCGGTACCGTGGGGCTCTCCAAGCTGGCGCGGCTGGTGCAGGCCTTTGCCCACCGCCTTCAGGTCCAGGAGCGGA
The sequence above is drawn from the uncultured Holophaga sp. genome and encodes:
- the purM gene encoding phosphoribosylformylglycinamidine cyclo-ligase codes for the protein MTEKTVSYANSGVDINRQDDALARIKPLVKATRTPGVRSDIGLFGGLFNAQFSEAKPILVASMDGVGTKMKVARLAGKWDTVGADLVNHCINDILVQGARPLFFLDYIAAQRLEPEVIEAIVSGMAEASRSAGCALIGGELAEMPGVYAEGEVDVAGSIVGLVDEGDLLPRLEAMAEGDVLIGLPSSGLHTNGYSLARKVCFEVCGLKVEDLLPGTSQPVGEALLAVHRSYLNLLMPFVKAHRLQGMAHITGGGLTDNLPRVLPAHLDAAIDTASWEIPTLFRFLMEKSGTSIEDARRSFNLGVGMVLIASPAEAPGILAELKAQGEAAWVLGSLVPGSGSVVYR
- the rsmI gene encoding 16S rRNA (cytidine(1402)-2'-O)-methyltransferase; the protein is MSGHLILVPTPLGNLGDLTLRSMEVLRDCDLVACEDTRRTGGLLKHLEIEKPLQRFDDHAGQLAFDRVSAALRSGQTVAYCSDAGMPGVNDPGFEVARLAREAGVEVTVLPGPSAVTLAVVASGLPTHAFSFLGYLPSRSEPRRNFLKRLAGREETTVVFETPHRIRETLSELEELLPGREIALGRELTKLHESWYRGTPSQVREQLGSEGRGEMVLVIAGADAKRTLGEEHQKLEGEELPAWACHFLDAAKDGGMTLREAVKPLARHLGMSPSDLYRMASNR
- a CDS encoding HAD family hydrolase — encoded protein: MNEVLHLVSDLDGTWIRPCSPQAHLRALESHLKERERLVLTFATGRSLASSLSLLEAHVQFWPDHLITDMGTAIHHRRADGGWTQDADYAAHVAGTWDGSFLHFESELWRPEGLQPRPGGDSPFHLAFDILPGYRFRSLCAELQDRLQGLGVQVDVLGTHAGVDILPRGINKGSAALWLRRACGLSGPLVACGDTENDLELMADADVAILMPDAPLKTNSRRKRIRHTFFPRDPGPAGILQALRSQTLTYSSLS
- a CDS encoding helix-turn-helix transcriptional regulator, which translates into the protein MSDAETKNLQVFTSGSLRLTILKKDPIPSRALSGKSAWTLMLPTAPIRVFTGEDHEEGVVPRGSLALLLPGFGHTLKRHQADTPFGFTALELEGPFPEPLLTIFQHPPRRWQEQSFTALRSQSLKQLFTIFTQEMIHPDGLQLMTRELFLILFGAELARLSEKEEVGRFPYRLNRSVLQLVLDHMEAHLGAKNSVPDLAKLARCTPDHFIRLFREATSSTPHQYLIERRLQRAVQMLSDGERPSDVATALGFYDASAFTRAFKTRFGVPPSQYAQEAYERQFNRKS
- a CDS encoding bifunctional diguanylate cyclase/phosphodiesterase, which codes for MPKPLDEIHEAAPAAGALDAAGLLDQLAQARAEVHLLRGELSSMRQQDPITGLPNRFRLQDRLEQATQLATRGSHFAALLYITIDRFETMAQTLGFREMDELIRQIAKRVEAILHLGDTLASLGGDRFVILLPTVQDPFEPSRVAQAVLDAIRIPFRVGSRHFHFTSSIGISLFPQDGGDVATLFQHAESAARRASTEGGNRIQCTTATLSEAFLERRELETYLGEAIATGALGLNFQPLAGPDGSLIGMEALLRWDHPLLGAVPPSKIIPLAEENRLIHPLGEWVLRKACREAVAWQALSPKPVRLAVNVSAFQMGHPQWVDLVAKVLRETRLPAFCLELELTESSLLKQGRPGAGPLHELKRLGVRISIDDFGTGYSCLSYLQRLPIDTLKIDRSFVAGLHPETPEDTALPIIQTILNLGANLGLEVIAEGVETDIQRKTLEGLGCRTFQGYLLGRPMDPEAVRNLLEDSQIVAFNELFRTDQR
- the pruA gene encoding L-glutamate gamma-semialdehyde dehydrogenase, giving the protein MAEGLSRAPLPQNEPVRAYAPGSQERSALQHHLSEMASRVPELPLFIGGQELRTGRLAPVVMPHDHHHILAQAHLGNATEASLAVDAAVGAQAGWAELPWEGRAAVFLRAAELLAGPWRDTLNAATMLGQSKTCHQAEIDSACEFIDFLRFNVHFYRQILEQQPESAPGTWNRLDHRPLEGFVYAVSPFNFTSIAGNLPTAPALCGNTVVWKPARAALLSAHAIMDLLRAAGLPDGVINLVAGPAEEISTPILASPHLAGIHFTGSTGVFQSLWRRVADNLDRYRGYPRLVGETGGKDFILAHASADPDALATALVRGAFEYQGQKCSAASRAYIPASLWPGLRDRLIPLVEALRPGDIRDFSHFLGAVIDQTAFHTHQSAIEAARCAPGTKLLAGGHCDGSRGWFVHPTLLLAEDPLSPTMTTELFGPILTLFIYPDGDWSETLALVDRTSPYALTGAVFAREQRAIEEAQRTLRQAAGNFYINDKPTGAVVGQQPFGGARRSGTNDKAGSALNLLRWISPRTLKETLISPTDHRYPYMMG
- the folE gene encoding GTP cyclohydrolase I, encoding MAVDRSRAVGAVRELLEALGVDAGSPELLDTPGRVADFWAERLEGYGLDPMAELSPLPGELKPCPVILEGVPFVSTCEHHLAPFEGTATIGYLPGAGGTVGLSKLARLVQAFAHRLQVQERMVHQIADALEDRLCPEAWGVKLVAVHTCMAHRGVRTPGVPVVTTVLGGLWKENPPKAFS
- a CDS encoding mechanosensitive ion channel family protein → MPTFLTFTKTYLAPVAVALILWFILWLARKILVSRLSVLAERTENQLDDLLVAVLEKTRGFALLATGLYVGSRWLPLSPKADSIVQRVYIVLLLLQGALWASAAITFLFTRPAGDGTERSAANKASMKALAFTARIVVWSVFLLLCLDNLGVNITSLVAGLGVGGIAVALAVQNVLGDLFASLSIVLDKPFEIGDFIVVGEEKGTVEHVGLKTTRISSLTGEQIVISNSDLLKSRIHNFKRMTERRILFTLGVTYQTPHAKLEPITRMLREIIEAQPCTRFDRAHLKGFGDSALLYEVVYFMTEADYQLYMNTQQTINLEIFKAFEQEGIEFAYPTQTLFVTQNPAP
- the mutL gene encoding DNA mismatch repair endonuclease MutL, encoding MSRIRILSDQVANQIAAGEVVERPSSVLKELLENALDAGATRLEVRWEEGGRRLLEVADDGCGMERDDLYLALERHATSKVRSADDLGHLETFGFRGEALPSIASVTRFELHSAEAQGQGWRLRCEFGVIREVLPAPRSRGTTVTIRDLFAQLPARRRFLKSPETEHAHLWNTVTRMALATPEVHWTIRCDKGSDLILPPLPDAAGRLAPLLGERLGSLVPFREGDPPWTLRGYLSPLELSFRDRNHLYLFVNGRAVRDRLLLSALAAGWEGFFAKGSYPAAVVFLDLPPEAVDVNVHPTKAEVRFRDPQRIFPWVSRVLREAWSQLRGDAASVLDLPPRPLEPEFEAPVRTQAAAHPHLWKDSVEPAVRVLEEVFQARLDQPYRPAPEVPAPSAEPSTVTPELRFLGAFDHTYLLVESRTGPEPELWILDQHAAHERVLYERLFTRRHAPAVQPLMPARALHLGPATLTSLRPFLEEMNLIGLECDALGEDTLVVRGLPDFLADRDPLALVEALQERLERGSRLDLDAFRKELNAELACRAAIKKHLNLDAPLALQLVRDLMACQVPQTCPHGRPILKKLTRTELERSFGRRS